The Microcoleus sp. FACHB-672 region CTACCCCAACTTTTGGCGTTTCAATTTTTGTATCAGTTATGTACACACGATTTATTTGAGGTTAACTTAGGTACACCCAGGAAACGATACTCGATTTTCTCTAAACAAATTCTCATGAAAACTGACTTCAAATCCAAATCCGCCCAATATTTTACCCAATTAAACCCGCCTCAAACCAACAGCGGCAGCCAGCGTTTTAGTATTGTCTTGCTGCTTGCAGTGCTATCTACCGCGATGATGGCAAGCTGTGCCCAGCAAGCCAGTCAATACAACGCCTCTATGGCAAGTCCTCCCGTGCCGGCAAATGCTCCAGCACCAGCAAATCAGGCTGTCGCGCCTGCTGAAGTGCCGAAAGCCGCACCTCAACTCATCAAAAATGCAGGGCTAACTCTCATGGTCAAATCCATTGACAAAACCATGAAAGAAGTTTCTGCAATCGCCCAAACCCAGCAGGGGGATATCTTGGGATTTCAGAATCAAAAGCCTCAAGATTCTAGTATGCGGCACACAGCATCCATGCGAATTCGGGTGCCGCAAAACAAACTCGAAGCTACATTAGATGCTTTAAATAGATTAGGAACTGTGCAAAAACAAACCCTCACTGCAGAGGATGTTTCCAATCAGTTAGTCGATTTAGATGCGCGGCTGCGAAATTTGCGAAAATCTGAAGAATTGACTTTGAAAATAATGGAGCGATCCGGTTCCATTGGGGATGTGCTAAAGGCATCTCAACAAGTAAATACGATTCGCGATGAGATTGAGCGCATTGATGCTCAGTTAAAAAAACTGCGAGATCAGGTTGCCTACTCGACTATTTTGCTAAATCTAGAAGCCGCTGTTTCTGCTTCATCTGAGACGCAGCCGACTCTAGGTTTGCGGATGCAGGAAAGCTGGGGCCAAGCAACTTACTCAGTTGGTCAAGTTACTTTAGGTTTACTTGCTTTGAGCATTTGGTTAGTTGCTTTCAGCCCTTATTTGCTTTTAGGGGGTGCGGCTATATATGGCTATCAACGATTTAGAAAACACAAGTCTCTTTCCAGAGTTCATCAGGCGAAAGTAAGAGAATGAAGGCTAAAAGTGAAAAATCGAGTGGGTGCCTGGTAATTCCCTAGGAAATTCTTCCTTTTTCCTTCTGCTTTTAGCCCTAGAACTGTGGGAAAAATCAGAGGTGAGCATCAGGCAGATCGCTTGCTGGTACAGGTTCAGGTGAGTGTTCAGTTGGTATTTGTTCAAAAGGCTCAGCTTCTGGAAGGATGAATGGTTGAAAACGAATATCACCTGGTTCAATGGCTTGCTTTCTCCACCAAGCCGGCAGCAGAAGCAGCCAAAACTTACCCAGAGACACAGCACGTTGCTCATGAACAAAAACCAAAGGCAGGAGAGCAACCAGCCGCAGGACGGCTGAGAGGGCAAACAGCCCCGGCAAGCCATTGAACTCACTGACAGTTGCGAGAAAGCCACCGAGTGTGATTCCCATTGCGCCGGTGACCCCAGGAACCGCCGCCGCAATCGCAAAGTAAATGGACTGATTTCGCAGGGGTGCTACTCCCATCAAAAGATTGCTGCTGCACAGATCAATTGCCGCCCACGTTGCACCGCCGACGATATGCAACAGGGGGAACCAAACCCAAAGGAAAATTGGGGCGGTTCCAGCTTCTAGCCAGAGTAGCGGTGTTAGCGCGACCAAAATTCCCACGACGATCATCAGGGGGCGATTTCCCACCCGATCAGCCAGTTTCCCCCACAAAACTAGCATTAGCAAGTTAGCGCCGGCTCCTAAGCTGCCATAAAGCGTAACCACGCTGACATCTATTGCTAAGTCATCGAGCAGATAGAGGTTAAAGAAGGGTGCGCTAACATTGACCGCAAAGCTCCATAGAGCAGAGTAGAGCAAAAACTTCAAATAATTGGTGTCCTTGAGGAAGCTAAAAACACTCCCTGTGGACGACTTTTGGGCGGTATCTGAATGGGTGAGATGGACTTGCTGCGGATTCACATCCACCATAAAGAACTGACAGGACAGACTGACTAACCCCACCGCAATGGCTAGAACCAAGACAGCGCTGTAACCTTGAAGCGTTCCACCGGGCCACTTTGAGATCACTAAACCCACCACCGGCACACCGATAAGATTGGTCAAGCTGATCGCACTGTTGCGGAAGCCAAAATACCGGCCCCGCAATCGCTGAGGGACTAAGGCAGCCAACCAGCTGAACCAAGAAGCTCGGCCCAAAGCTTCCATGATATTGGTGATCCAGATAATGGCGAGTGTTAGCTGCACCAGCCGGTGGTTAGTGATATGAAACGAGTGCCCGAACCAAAGTGCCGGCACGAGAATCAACCACAGCAGCCGTGATGGGCCAAAAATCCAGACGGAATACCAGTGCCGGCTTTTCGTTCGATCTGCTATGTACGCCCCTAGCGGTTGCAGCAGATTCGTTAGCTGAGGAATCGAGGCTAGCATCCCAATTTCTACAGGGCCGGCACCCAAACCGAGCAAGAAATTACTGAGCAACGCGCCGCCGATAATGCTATAAAAAATCGTGGCGAAGACACCTTCGAGCGTTATTGCTTTCAGGCTTGAGCGAATTGCCGGCTTAGCAATTTTTTGAGGCGGGTTTGCCAGAAGTGCTGTCTCTGATGATGCCCGCTCTTCTTGGATTTCCTGAAGAGTCAGAGGGATTGCTTCCCCTAAGCTCTCATTTTCGACTTGACTGAATATACTAGACAGCCAACTTTTTAACATATAAATATTTAATTAGTATGAGTTTGTGTGGTTCAGGAAAAATATCTGAATGCATAAGGCACTTGTGATTGTAACTGTATTCGTTTAATATAGATTCAGCCAAAAGAATGATTAGTGTATTAAATTATTTTGTGTTATCTTATACAAGAGAATTTAGTTTAGAATTAAAAGTTTCACCTACTTGATATTTTAATTTATTAGCTATTTTAAGTCTGCATTTGTTTTTTTGTTAGATTTTAGATTAAAAAATACTTCAAATTCTAAATATACTTGTAGAAAAATATGACGTTTTTGTTATATTGTCAGGCTTTTGATTTTTCTCAAACATTTATTTCATTAAAGGCTCACTTGTTTTTTCTGTAAGCATTCTCCAGAACCTCACAAATTTTATCTACATTAGCCCATTCCGAGTTACTCATCGCCACAAATCCCAGACGCTCATCTGGATAAATTATGAAACGAGTTCTCGTTTTTGGCTGAGCGCCGGCACCGATAATGCGCTTTCTACCCTTAAACTCACCTACACTAAAACCCATGCTTTGCTTCATGGATTTGCCGTCTCTATATTGGCTGCCTTTCCAGAGAATATCTTGTTTAATCTGTGCCGGCAGCACATCTTCTCTATTCATCAAACCATTGCAGTATTGCGCCAAGTTTTCAATCGTGGAAATAAACCCGCCAGCGGGTAATCTCCAGCTCACATCTTTACTTTCAACTCTTGCATATTTTCTAGTTTTCTTGTTGTAATTGTATCCAATTGCCCGACGCGGAATATTCACCCATTCCCAATCTGGTTGAAAGCAAGTTTCTGATAAATAACCGGCTTCAGGGTGTTTGGGAAAGGATGCCGGTGTCATACCAAACGGCACGGCTATTTTGTCACGCACTTTTTCCCAATAAGATTGAGATTCTGTGCCGGCACGCTCAATCACCATTCCCGCAAGGGTGTAGCCGTAAACGGAATAACTGTATTGAGTTCCGGGAATATAAAGCAAATGATCGGGATCATTCCAAAAATATTCTCCTGCCCAAAAGATGCCGGTGTTAACATTTGGATCGTTAATTAAATGATCTGGAGGGACGCCAGCTTCATTGAGTCCATTACTAAAGTCTTTTATCCCTGAAGTATGGGTGAGAAGCATTCGAGTGGTGATGCACGATTTGTCAAGATTGGGCAGCGCTTGTATCTGGAATTTTCCGTTTTTTAACGGAGAAGCATAGCTATTTGGGAACTGATATTCAGGCACATAATTTCTTACTTCTGTGTCGAGATCCAGGGTGCCGGTGGAAACAGCTTGCATTGCTGCCACACCTGTTACTGATTTTGACAAGGACGCCCAACGGAACATGGTTTTATGAGCTTCCACCGGCACTTTATTTTCAAAGTCTTCGTAGCCATAACCTTTTAAATAAATAATTTCTCCATCTTTAACGATGCCAATGGCTAGCCCGTAAAGTTTTTGTTTGCCCATTTCTCTCTGCACCGCCCGATCAATTGCAAGATCGTTGGAGTAAGGGTTTGACGTGTTTTCTTCTTTAACTTTCCAGGGGCGATCAGGCTGATTCCAAACAAAGAAGTTTTTCAAGGTTTTTTGCAAGGGTTGATTTTTTTAAACGCAGATAAACGCAGATAAACGCAGATGTAGGCTATAGTCTCTTGTTAGAGAGATGCAGATAGGGCTAGGATGCGATACTGAAGCTGTAAAAATGTTTATTCTCGGTTTGTATCTTTTTCTTTTAACAAGTTTGAGAGTATATTGATTGATGAGTTGTTAGTGGGATGCGCTGCGCTCTTATGGAACCATTGCACCAGATGGGAGACATCATTGCTGAGCGATACCGGCTCACCAATATTTTAGGGCAGGGTGGGATCGGGATCACTTATGAAGCCGAAGGCAAGGAAACCGGCAAGCGAGTGGCACTGAAGGAGGTATCACTGCGCCGGCTGACTGATTGGAAGGTTCTAGAATTGTTTGAACGAGAAGCGCGCGTACTCTCCGAACTCAATCATCCCAGTATTCCGGCTTACTTAGATTACTTTCAGGTGGATACACCCAGTGATCGTAGTTTCTATTTGGTTCAGGAAATTGCACCGGGGAAGTCACTTGCGGCGCTAGTAGAAGTCGGCTGGCGGGCGTCGGAAGGTGAAGCGCAAAAACTGGCAATTCGAGTATTAGAAATCCTTAGCTATCTGCATAGTTTAACGCCGCCGGTGATTCACCGAGATATTAAGCCACAAAATATTATTCTGGCGGAAGGTGGGCGAGTGTCTTTGGTCGATTTTGGGGCGGTACAAGACACTTACCGACATACATTTGCTGGCAGTAGTACGGTGGTGGGTACTTATGGATATATGGCACCGGAGCAATTTCGATGCCAAGCAGAACCGGCAACAGATTTATACGGTTTAGGGGCAACTTTATTATTTTTACTGACACATCAATCACCGGCAGATTTACCCCAGCGCCGGCTTAAAATTGAATTTCGCTCTCAAGTTCAAATCTCAGATGACTTTGCCGGCTGGATAGAAACTCTCATTGAGCCGGCTGTGGAAGATCGGTTCACTTCTGCAAAGGAAGCGCTGGCAGTGCTGTTAGGTGAACGAGAAATGATCTATCCCCGAGCATCTGCTCTTCAGCAACCAGCCGGTAGTCGCATTGTTGTGAACAAAACTGCCTCACGCTTAGTGGTGGAAATTCCACCTTCTGAATTGCGCTTTAGCAGGGTATTCATCAAACTTTCTACCCTAATCTGCAAGTTATTGTTCTTTTTTCTCGGGCTTCACTTTGGTCTGTATATGCTGTCTGAGATGACATCTGTTTACTATGCCAGGTTTCTCTTGCTGGCTCTATTAATATTAGTATTCTCGGGGCTGGATGAGATAGCATCATCCCTGTTCAGTATTGTCGGTACTGAGCAATTAGACATAAACCTACAAACCTTTCGGCTACGTTGGCGGTTGTTGGGTTTAAGCTACCAAGTTCAGGGACGGGCAAAAAATGTGCAATGTAGCTGCGATCTTAACGGCTGTGCCTTAGTAGAGGAATTGCAAGTTCACCGTTTTGGCTCAAAGTTAATGCCGGCGGAAAAAGAATGGTTAGTGGCGGAATTAAATAATTTTCTGGGAAAACCACTATATAAGTAGGCGATAGGCGGTAGGCTTAGGGGCGATAGGAAACCAGAAAGCCTATTTTTTGTTGCTAGCTTGCCTACTGCCTGACAGAATGCGATTTTTTCAACATTACCTAGCGCTGGCTGGGGTGATTGCCTTGGGTGGTGTCCTGCGCTTCGCTCAGCTTGACTTCAAATCCCTGTGGCTGGATGAAGTAATTACTGCTTTGTTTAGCTTGGGACGCAACTACTATGACATCCCCCTGGATGCAGTGTTTCAACTTGAACAATTAAAGGAAATTTTTACACTAAATCCAGAAACTACCTGTAGCCAAATTTCTCACAATATTGCCATCCAATCAACGCATCCACCGCTATTTTTTTGCTTGATGCACCGCTGGTTAATTTGGTTAAATCAGTTTAACTGGCTTTTTGCCTCTGACGGAAATTGGGAGTTAGCGTGGCAGTTGAGATCCTTGCCTGCATTCTTCGGTGTTGCTTCAATTGCTGCGGTTTACTGGCTGAATCGTCTTGCTTTCTCCCCGACAGCAGGATTGATATCGGCTGCTGTTATGGCAGTTTCTCCCTATGGCGTTTACCTGTCTCAAGAAGCACGACACTACACGCTGCCAGTGTTGTTAATTACCTTGGCTTTAGTGGCATTAATGATCATTCAGCAAGATTTTGAAAAGCGGCAGCGCAGCAGACCTATTGTTTGGGCGATTTGGGTTATTATTAATACAATTGGTCTTTATGTCCACTACTTTTTTATCTTTGCCCTGATCGCTCAGCCGCTCGTTCTGATTTTTAATGTTAATTCCCCCAACAAAAATAAAAAATACAAACTTCAAAATAGTTTATTTTTTGGGCTTCTGCCCTTTGCTTTGTTTATCCCTTGGCTACCAATTTTGATCGGTCATTTTGGGCGTTCTGAAACCAATTGGCTGCCGCAGCCACACAACATTGCTCCCCTGTATCAAACCCTTGCCGGCTGGCTGACAATGGTTGTGATGCTGCCGGTGGAAAAGCAACCCCTTTGGATTATAATTCCTGCCGGCTTCTTTATGCTTGTATTCGGATTGGGGATGGGATGGCTTTTTTTTGCGGGATTGAAAAAACTCTGGAACAATTCAGAAACCCAGCCAGCAACCCGCAGCCTACTAAGCTTCACACTTTGGGTGCTGCTAGCATTTCTGGCAATTGTTTATCTGTTAAACAAGGATATTACGATTGCGCCTCGATATCACTTTGTCTACTATCCAGCTTTCTGCGCCTTACTCGGAGCAAGCCTTTGGAAAATGCAAAAAGCCCGCGCAGAGATGCTAAAAGAAAAACCGTTAACACGATGGGCGGCACCCTTCACACTATTATTTGTTGGGATAATCAGTTGCCTTTGTGTCACTTCAGATTTGGCATTTAAAAAGCCTTTTCACCCCCAACGCGTTGGGCTGGATATGAACTTAGAGCCGGCTATCTCCCGCCTAGTTGTCGTGGCATATAAAACCTTTCAAGATGTGGCGTTAGGGGTGAGCTTTGCCTTAGAAATTCACAAACATGATCTCCCTGAAAATGCCGATTCCTACATGGCTTTTTTGCAGCAAGAAACAAATTACGATCAAGTTTGGCAAAACCTATCTCAACTGCCACTGCCGGCACTCCCGCTCAATTTGTGGGTGGTTGCACCTGAGTTGCTACAGCAACAAGACTATCCCCAGCAGCTATTTGCCTTAACAGAACTCAGCACAGAGTCTCAGCAAATTGTTTGTACAATCGATCCCTCCCATTATTACCGCGTGGGTGTTCCTTATCAGCTATATCGTTGTTTGCCGGCGGAGAGGGAGTGAGTGTGGAGTGGGAGATTTAGTAGTCTCCCATAAAATAGGGAATTAGTTGCACTTGAGCTTAGCTTAAATATATCGGGTTAGTTGAACGCGATATCGCTCTTTTTTGGTAACTGCCACTTCTCCAACTTCGAGGCGTCCTTTACCACGAATCGCAATTAAGTCGCCTGATTTAACCGGCTGACTTGATTGGGTGGTTTCTTTCCAATTTACCCGCACGTCACCGGCAGCAATTAAATCGACCATTTTGCTACGAGACATCCCAAAGCCGGCGGAAGCCACCGCATCTAGCCGTAAAGAAGCTTCTACAGTAGTTAATTCTTTCTTTTTGGGTTCTTTGATCTTCAGCTCGCTTAACTCAATGCGCTGCGTTTTCACCGGCACTGAGCGCACCTGCTTGAGTTCAAGTTCCAAAAATTCCACCATCTCCGGCACGACAATTGCCTGAGCACCTCGCTCACCCAATACAATTACGTCACCAAGCTTTTCTCGCACAATGCCGGTGCCCAAAATCGCCCCCATAAAGTCTCGGTGGGTGGCGGTATCGAATAAGAAATTGCCGGCAATCTCCAACGCTGCCACTTCCACTTGTGCCGATTCTAGGGGCAATTCTGATCGGGCAATTCCCAGGCGCTGTCTTTCTGCCTGCGGATAACCACCCCAGGCAACCAACTGCACCTCTGTCAGACGCTTAAAAGCTTGCTGCGCCTCAACCTGCACTGGCGGCGAAAGAAAATCCGTCAAGACAACTTCCCACGTTTTAATCGCCTGATCCGCTTGGTCGATCACACGAGCCACTATGTCTCGATTTTCAACGCCTTTTAACAGTTCTTCTCTTGGCAACATTCTGGCAGTATTTTTATTTAATCACTATTCTGATTCTATCGATTGAGCGGCGTGATTAAAACATCATGCGCTGTAGAGATACCTCGAATAAATGAGCGCGTTTTACGAATTTTATAAACTTTTGTCTTTTTTTATCTGCCTAAATGGTCGAGTCTGCCTTGAATTTTTATCTAATATCTAAAATTAATAGATTCCCTTTGTCTCCCTCTTGAGCGCAGTTTATGAATACTGATGTGGTTGAGCGATTACTCGCACTCTACCAACAAATTGATCAGGAAACGACCGCATTTCAAGCGGCAACCGGCCTGCAATGTCCTGCCGGCTGCGGTCGATGCTGCGAAAATCCTGAAGTAGAAGCAACTCCCTTAGAAATGCTGCCTTTAGCAATAGAATTATTCCGTCAGGGCGAGGCACAGCAATGGTTAGAGCGACTCGCTGAGTGCAACGAACTGAGCGTTTGTGTTTTCTATCAAAGCGATCCTCTCATCCCTGGAAATGGTCGTTGCACAGTCTATGCTTGGCGACCGGCTGTGTGCCGGCTGTTTGGCTATGCCACCGTTAAAAATAAGCAAGGAACGCCAGAATTTGCAGCCTGCCGGCATCATAAACAAACGGTGCCGGCAACGGTAGAAATT contains the following coding sequences:
- a CDS encoding YkgJ family cysteine cluster protein, with amino-acid sequence MNTDVVERLLALYQQIDQETTAFQAATGLQCPAGCGRCCENPEVEATPLEMLPLAIELFRQGEAQQWLERLAECNELSVCVFYQSDPLIPGNGRCTVYAWRPAVCRLFGYATVKNKQGTPEFAACRHHKQTVPATVEIAKAAVTAGVSAPDFSQYGIEIANLDPNLGQGQMPLAQALKIAIERLGLIAQFGGE
- a CDS encoding MFS transporter; its protein translation is MLKSWLSSIFSQVENESLGEAIPLTLQEIQEERASSETALLANPPQKIAKPAIRSSLKAITLEGVFATIFYSIIGGALLSNFLLGLGAGPVEIGMLASIPQLTNLLQPLGAYIADRTKSRHWYSVWIFGPSRLLWLILVPALWFGHSFHITNHRLVQLTLAIIWITNIMEALGRASWFSWLAALVPQRLRGRYFGFRNSAISLTNLIGVPVVGLVISKWPGGTLQGYSAVLVLAIAVGLVSLSCQFFMVDVNPQQVHLTHSDTAQKSSTGSVFSFLKDTNYLKFLLYSALWSFAVNVSAPFFNLYLLDDLAIDVSVVTLYGSLGAGANLLMLVLWGKLADRVGNRPLMIVVGILVALTPLLWLEAGTAPIFLWVWFPLLHIVGGATWAAIDLCSSNLLMGVAPLRNQSIYFAIAAAVPGVTGAMGITLGGFLATVSEFNGLPGLFALSAVLRLVALLPLVFVHEQRAVSLGKFWLLLLPAWWRKQAIEPGDIRFQPFILPEAEPFEQIPTEHSPEPVPASDLPDAHL
- a CDS encoding glycosyltransferase family 39 protein, with the translated sequence MRFFQHYLALAGVIALGGVLRFAQLDFKSLWLDEVITALFSLGRNYYDIPLDAVFQLEQLKEIFTLNPETTCSQISHNIAIQSTHPPLFFCLMHRWLIWLNQFNWLFASDGNWELAWQLRSLPAFFGVASIAAVYWLNRLAFSPTAGLISAAVMAVSPYGVYLSQEARHYTLPVLLITLALVALMIIQQDFEKRQRSRPIVWAIWVIINTIGLYVHYFFIFALIAQPLVLIFNVNSPNKNKKYKLQNSLFFGLLPFALFIPWLPILIGHFGRSETNWLPQPHNIAPLYQTLAGWLTMVVMLPVEKQPLWIIIPAGFFMLVFGLGMGWLFFAGLKKLWNNSETQPATRSLLSFTLWVLLAFLAIVYLLNKDITIAPRYHFVYYPAFCALLGASLWKMQKARAEMLKEKPLTRWAAPFTLLFVGIISCLCVTSDLAFKKPFHPQRVGLDMNLEPAISRLVVVAYKTFQDVALGVSFALEIHKHDLPENADSYMAFLQQETNYDQVWQNLSQLPLPALPLNLWVVAPELLQQQDYPQQLFALTELSTESQQIVCTIDPSHYYRVGVPYQLYRCLPAERE
- a CDS encoding photosystem II S4 domain protein, which translates into the protein MLPREELLKGVENRDIVARVIDQADQAIKTWEVVLTDFLSPPVQVEAQQAFKRLTEVQLVAWGGYPQAERQRLGIARSELPLESAQVEVAALEIAGNFLFDTATHRDFMGAILGTGIVREKLGDVIVLGERGAQAIVVPEMVEFLELELKQVRSVPVKTQRIELSELKIKEPKKKELTTVEASLRLDAVASAGFGMSRSKMVDLIAAGDVRVNWKETTQSSQPVKSGDLIAIRGKGRLEVGEVAVTKKERYRVQLTRYI
- a CDS encoding serine/threonine protein kinase, producing MEPLHQMGDIIAERYRLTNILGQGGIGITYEAEGKETGKRVALKEVSLRRLTDWKVLELFEREARVLSELNHPSIPAYLDYFQVDTPSDRSFYLVQEIAPGKSLAALVEVGWRASEGEAQKLAIRVLEILSYLHSLTPPVIHRDIKPQNIILAEGGRVSLVDFGAVQDTYRHTFAGSSTVVGTYGYMAPEQFRCQAEPATDLYGLGATLLFLLTHQSPADLPQRRLKIEFRSQVQISDDFAGWIETLIEPAVEDRFTSAKEALAVLLGEREMIYPRASALQQPAGSRIVVNKTASRLVVEIPPSELRFSRVFIKLSTLICKLLFFFLGLHFGLYMLSEMTSVYYARFLLLALLILVFSGLDEIASSLFSIVGTEQLDINLQTFRLRWRLLGLSYQVQGRAKNVQCSCDLNGCALVEELQVHRFGSKLMPAEKEWLVAELNNFLGKPLYK
- a CDS encoding serine hydrolase domain-containing protein, whose amino-acid sequence is MQKTLKNFFVWNQPDRPWKVKEENTSNPYSNDLAIDRAVQREMGKQKLYGLAIGIVKDGEIIYLKGYGYEDFENKVPVEAHKTMFRWASLSKSVTGVAAMQAVSTGTLDLDTEVRNYVPEYQFPNSYASPLKNGKFQIQALPNLDKSCITTRMLLTHTSGIKDFSNGLNEAGVPPDHLINDPNVNTGIFWAGEYFWNDPDHLLYIPGTQYSYSVYGYTLAGMVIERAGTESQSYWEKVRDKIAVPFGMTPASFPKHPEAGYLSETCFQPDWEWVNIPRRAIGYNYNKKTRKYARVESKDVSWRLPAGGFISTIENLAQYCNGLMNREDVLPAQIKQDILWKGSQYRDGKSMKQSMGFSVGEFKGRKRIIGAGAQPKTRTRFIIYPDERLGFVAMSNSEWANVDKICEVLENAYRKNK
- a CDS encoding DUF4349 domain-containing protein: MKTDFKSKSAQYFTQLNPPQTNSGSQRFSIVLLLAVLSTAMMASCAQQASQYNASMASPPVPANAPAPANQAVAPAEVPKAAPQLIKNAGLTLMVKSIDKTMKEVSAIAQTQQGDILGFQNQKPQDSSMRHTASMRIRVPQNKLEATLDALNRLGTVQKQTLTAEDVSNQLVDLDARLRNLRKSEELTLKIMERSGSIGDVLKASQQVNTIRDEIERIDAQLKKLRDQVAYSTILLNLEAAVSASSETQPTLGLRMQESWGQATYSVGQVTLGLLALSIWLVAFSPYLLLGGAAIYGYQRFRKHKSLSRVHQAKVRE